A genomic segment from Bradyrhizobium sp. CB1015 encodes:
- a CDS encoding transglutaminase family protein — protein sequence MIYDIRHVTTYEYENPVSFARCTLRLEPRSGAGQELISHEVEIHPRPAERNVRRDFFGTLTESVTIEAAHRNLRIDSRSRVSISRRPPARDAVSPAWESIRDIAFEATSLGPSSPVGYVFASPLVPVLRPVSAYAGMSFPPGAGILTGAVDLMRRIRSEFRYDPKATVISTPLDEVFDKRHGVCQDFAHVMIAGLRGLGLPAAYVSGYLRTIPPPGQPRLQGADATHAWVSLWCGAELGWIDLDPTNDLLIGNDHIVLAMGRDFSDVSPVDGIIVGSPKQKLGVAVDVLQVE from the coding sequence GTGATCTACGACATCCGTCACGTCACCACCTACGAGTACGAAAATCCCGTCAGCTTCGCCCGCTGCACGCTGCGGCTGGAGCCCAGAAGCGGCGCCGGCCAGGAGCTGATCTCGCACGAGGTCGAGATCCATCCGCGCCCGGCCGAGCGCAACGTGCGGCGCGACTTCTTCGGCACGCTGACCGAGAGCGTGACGATCGAAGCCGCGCATCGCAATCTGCGCATCGACTCGCGCTCGCGGGTTTCGATCTCGCGCCGGCCGCCGGCGCGCGATGCGGTCAGCCCGGCCTGGGAGAGCATTCGCGACATCGCGTTCGAAGCCACCAGCCTCGGGCCGTCCTCGCCGGTCGGCTATGTCTTTGCCAGCCCCCTGGTGCCGGTGCTGCGCCCGGTCAGCGCCTATGCGGGGATGAGCTTTCCGCCCGGCGCGGGCATCCTCACCGGCGCCGTCGACCTCATGCGACGCATCCGCAGCGAATTCCGCTACGATCCGAAGGCAACCGTGATCTCGACGCCGCTCGACGAGGTGTTCGACAAGCGTCACGGCGTCTGCCAGGACTTTGCCCATGTCATGATTGCCGGGCTGCGCGGGCTCGGCCTGCCCGCGGCCTATGTCAGCGGCTATTTGCGCACCATTCCGCCGCCGGGCCAGCCGCGGCTGCAAGGTGCCGACGCCACCCATGCCTGGGTGTCGCTGTGGTGCGGGGCCGAGCTTGGCTGGATCGATCTCGATCCGACCAACGACCTCCTCATCGGCAACGATCACATCGTGCTTGCAATGGGACGCGATTTTTCCGACGTCTCGCCGGTCGACGGCATCATCGTCGGCTCGCCCAAGCAGAAGCTCGGCGTCGCCGTCGACGTGCTGCAGGTGGAGTAG
- a CDS encoding 3',5'-cyclic nucleotide phosphodiesterase, with product MITLPRLAAETLEKMLGTFMRRRYDEPSARVLEGSTRTAMECIGNSDALYHNIEHTMLVTLAAHAILTGRNLHAHLAAEDYLHILIACLAHDIGYVRGLFPEDDEDGFIVDEAGTKVSLPRGASDASLMMYHVDRSKLFVRRRLPPIRGIDSERIARAIEGTRFPAREGQEYDEEASILRAADFIGQLGDPNYLRKANALYYEFEEVGINRQLGYDSPADIVNRYPQFYWNSVAPHIQTEIGYLNKTEIGRQWIANLYSNVFRAERDISLSGPQK from the coding sequence ATGATAACCTTACCGAGACTGGCGGCGGAAACTCTGGAGAAGATGCTGGGTACGTTCATGCGTCGCCGGTACGACGAACCTTCCGCCCGGGTCCTGGAGGGCTCGACGCGCACAGCGATGGAGTGTATCGGCAACAGCGACGCGCTCTACCACAACATCGAGCATACCATGCTCGTGACGCTGGCCGCTCACGCGATCCTCACGGGACGCAATCTCCATGCGCATCTTGCGGCGGAGGACTACCTTCACATCCTGATCGCCTGTCTTGCGCACGACATTGGCTATGTCCGCGGCCTGTTTCCGGAGGATGACGAAGACGGTTTCATCGTCGACGAGGCCGGGACCAAGGTGTCGCTACCGCGCGGTGCATCGGATGCCAGTTTGATGATGTATCACGTCGATCGCTCGAAACTCTTTGTGCGGCGGCGATTGCCCCCTATCCGCGGTATCGACTCCGAGCGGATCGCCCGCGCCATCGAGGGCACGCGCTTTCCCGCCCGTGAAGGGCAGGAATATGATGAGGAGGCCTCGATCCTGCGTGCGGCCGACTTCATCGGCCAGCTCGGCGACCCCAACTATCTGCGCAAGGCCAACGCGCTCTATTACGAGTTCGAGGAGGTCGGCATCAACCGCCAGCTCGGCTACGACTCGCCCGCCGATATCGTGAACCGCTACCCGCAATTCTATTGGAACAGCGTCGCACCGCACATCCAGACCGAGATCGGCTATCTCAACAAGACCGAGATCGGCCGGCAATGGATCGCCAATCTCTACAGCAACGTGTTCCGCGCCGAGCGCGACATCTCGCTGTCCGGTCCGCAGAAATAG
- a CDS encoding alpha/beta fold hydrolase, with the protein MQQKTVTTDILDIAYREYGAPDGWPCIMGHGFPYDVNAYAETAPILAEAGARVLVPWLRGYGPTRFRFAETLRSGEQAALGADLLAFMDVLGIKRAIVGGYDWGGRAACVVSALYPERVIGLVSGNSYNIQNIARSMEPASPPEEAAFWYQYLFHNERGRRALERNRRGFARQLWTMWSPKWTFDDATFETSALSFDNPDFVDVVIHSYRHRYALVAGDPAYAGIEAKLAAQPPIRVPTIAIDGDSDGVNPGTAHHARKFEAFFERRVFTDAGHNLPQERPAEWAQAVIDVRKAAAS; encoded by the coding sequence ATGCAACAAAAAACCGTCACCACGGACATCCTCGACATCGCCTATCGCGAATACGGTGCGCCGGACGGCTGGCCCTGCATCATGGGGCACGGCTTTCCCTATGACGTGAACGCCTATGCCGAGACCGCGCCGATCCTCGCCGAGGCCGGCGCACGCGTGCTCGTGCCCTGGCTGCGCGGCTACGGGCCGACGCGGTTTCGCTTCGCCGAGACGCTGCGCTCCGGCGAGCAGGCGGCGCTCGGCGCCGATCTTCTGGCCTTCATGGATGTGCTCGGGATCAAGCGCGCCATCGTCGGCGGCTATGATTGGGGCGGTCGCGCTGCCTGCGTGGTCTCGGCGCTGTATCCGGAGCGCGTGATCGGTCTCGTCTCCGGCAATTCCTACAACATCCAGAACATCGCCCGATCCATGGAGCCGGCTTCGCCGCCGGAGGAGGCGGCGTTCTGGTATCAATATCTCTTCCACAACGAACGCGGCCGCCGCGCGCTGGAGCGCAACCGCCGCGGCTTTGCGCGTCAGCTCTGGACGATGTGGTCGCCGAAATGGACCTTCGACGACGCGACGTTCGAGACGAGCGCTTTGTCGTTCGACAATCCTGACTTCGTCGACGTCGTGATCCACTCCTACCGCCACCGCTATGCCCTGGTGGCGGGCGATCCCGCCTATGCGGGAATTGAGGCAAAGCTCGCCGCGCAGCCGCCGATCCGTGTGCCGACGATTGCGATCGACGGCGACAGCGACGGCGTCAATCCCGGCACCGCCCACCATGCGCGCAAGTTCGAGGCATTTTTCGAGCGGCGGGTGTTCACCGATGCCGGTCACAACCTGCCGCAGGAGCGGCCCGCCGAATGGGCGCAGGCCGTGATCGACGTCCGGAAAGCGGCTGCGTCATAG
- a CDS encoding HdeD family acid-resistance protein, whose product MTSASDASHHPSLGSGISALHGKWGWIVALGVVYLIAGFVALGSMVMATVASVIVVGAMMIVAGVTEIIGAFQMKSWGKFLIWALLGVLYVVAGFLTFANPLFAAVLLTLFLGASLIASGAVRLFLAFSMKRESPWVWVALSGAVTLLLGLLIVARWPVNSVYILGLFLGIDLMMAGAGWISLGFALKRRG is encoded by the coding sequence ATGACAAGTGCTTCAGATGCGTCCCATCATCCCAGTCTCGGCTCGGGCATCTCTGCGCTGCACGGCAAATGGGGCTGGATCGTCGCACTCGGCGTCGTTTACCTCATCGCCGGCTTCGTCGCGCTCGGCAGCATGGTGATGGCGACGGTGGCGAGCGTGATCGTGGTCGGTGCCATGATGATCGTCGCCGGCGTGACGGAGATCATCGGTGCATTCCAGATGAAGAGCTGGGGCAAGTTTCTGATCTGGGCCTTGCTCGGCGTGCTCTATGTCGTCGCCGGTTTCCTGACCTTCGCGAACCCGCTGTTCGCGGCAGTCCTGCTGACATTGTTCTTGGGCGCGTCGCTGATCGCCTCGGGCGCGGTGCGGCTGTTTCTCGCCTTCAGCATGAAGCGCGAGAGCCCTTGGGTGTGGGTGGCGCTCTCGGGCGCCGTCACGCTGCTGCTCGGCCTCTTGATCGTGGCGCGGTGGCCGGTGAACAGCGTCTATATCCTCGGCCTGTTCCTCGGTATCGATCTGATGATGGCCGGCGCCGGCTGGATCAGCTTGGGCTTCGCCTTGAAGCGGCGCGGCTAG
- a CDS encoding ABC transporter substrate-binding protein: MKAALALAAALAAACVSAPVSAQKSYGPGVSDTEIKIGNTMPYSGPASPLSITGRVISAYFDEINEKGGVGGRKLNLISLDDAFSPPKTMEAARRLVEGDGVAFIFATMGTAPSSAIAKYLNSNKVPQIFLISSASKWNDPANMPWSIALPWAPNYTSEAAIDVAYARAKNPNARFAVLYQNDDAGKEYLRGVKEALGADADKAIAMASSFEVTDPTVDSQVLTLANTKADVFLIYSVTPRACAQAIRKAHEVGWQPTRFLASGCANKATVMVPAGLEAGKGVLSLGALKPFVEAPKDDPAMAAYIDFMKKRLPNADVNNVAGLYGYTVAEALVVLLKQCKDNLTRDNIMAQAANLKNVPLSLLMPGITLNTTPQDFRPIKDGYMLQFDGNDWVVASELLRGT, encoded by the coding sequence ATGAAAGCCGCTTTGGCCCTGGCCGCAGCGCTGGCTGCCGCCTGCGTGTCCGCCCCTGTCTCGGCGCAAAAATCCTACGGCCCTGGGGTCAGCGACACCGAGATCAAGATTGGCAACACCATGCCCTATAGCGGCCCGGCCTCGCCGCTCAGCATCACGGGACGGGTGATCTCCGCCTATTTCGACGAGATCAACGAGAAGGGCGGCGTTGGCGGCCGCAAGCTCAACCTGATCTCGCTCGACGATGCCTTCTCGCCGCCAAAGACGATGGAAGCCGCGCGGCGCCTCGTCGAAGGCGACGGCGTCGCCTTCATCTTCGCCACCATGGGCACGGCGCCGAGCTCGGCGATCGCAAAATATCTCAACAGCAACAAGGTGCCGCAGATCTTCCTGATCAGCTCGGCCTCGAAGTGGAACGATCCCGCCAACATGCCCTGGTCGATCGCGCTGCCCTGGGCGCCGAACTACACCAGCGAGGCCGCGATCGACGTCGCTTATGCCCGCGCCAAGAACCCGAATGCGCGCTTTGCGGTGCTCTACCAGAACGACGACGCCGGCAAGGAATATCTTCGCGGCGTCAAGGAGGCGCTCGGTGCCGACGCCGACAAGGCGATCGCGATGGCCTCGAGCTTCGAGGTCACCGATCCCACCGTCGATTCCCAGGTGCTGACGCTCGCCAATACCAAGGCCGACGTCTTCTTGATCTATTCGGTGACGCCGCGCGCCTGCGCGCAGGCGATCCGCAAGGCGCACGAGGTCGGCTGGCAGCCGACGCGCTTTCTCGCCTCCGGCTGCGCCAACAAGGCCACCGTCATGGTGCCGGCCGGGCTCGAGGCCGGCAAGGGCGTGCTGTCGCTCGGCGCGCTGAAGCCGTTCGTCGAGGCACCGAAGGACGATCCGGCGATGGCGGCCTATATCGACTTCATGAAGAAGCGCCTGCCCAATGCCGACGTCAACAACGTCGCAGGCCTCTACGGCTACACCGTCGCCGAGGCGCTGGTGGTGCTGCTGAAGCAATGCAAGGACAATCTGACGCGCGACAACATCATGGCGCAGGCCGCGAACCTGAAGAACGTGCCGCTGTCGCTTCTGATGCCCGGCATCACCCTCAATACCACGCCGCAGGATTTCCGCCCGATCAAGGACGGCTACATGCTCCAGTTCGACGGCAACGACTGGGTGGTGGCCAGCGAGCTGTTGCGCGGGACGTGA
- a CDS encoding acyl-CoA dehydrogenase family protein — MDFQHSARSLELQERVRQFMRAHVEPAEELYYEQVKPEAARYKTPPVLQDLKRLAREQGLWNLFLSGEHGPGLTNLEYAPVKEIMGRILWAPEVFNCSAPDVGNMEVLANYGTKAQQERWLTPLLEGRIRSGFSMTEPQVASSDATNIQCEIKRDGDDYVITGRKWFTSGAMNEDCEILIVMGKTAPDHPDRHRQQSMILVPKNTPGVRIVRDMLTYGYDDAPVGHPEIVYDNVRVPAENILLGEGRGFEIAQGRLGPGRIHHCMRLIGCAQRALELMCQRAVSRVAFGKPLAEQGSVREDIAHSFCEIAQARLLTLQAADKMDREGNKAARDLIAAAKIVVPSMAARVIDRAIQIHGAAGVSQDTFLARAYVYARFIRIGDGPDQVHLAAVGKELIRRGGVVG, encoded by the coding sequence ATGGACTTTCAGCACTCCGCCCGTTCTTTGGAGCTCCAGGAGCGCGTTCGCCAGTTCATGCGCGCCCATGTCGAGCCGGCCGAGGAGCTCTATTACGAGCAGGTCAAGCCGGAGGCCGCGCGCTACAAGACGCCGCCTGTGCTGCAGGACCTGAAGCGGCTGGCGCGCGAGCAGGGGCTGTGGAACCTGTTCCTGTCCGGCGAGCACGGGCCGGGTCTGACCAATCTCGAATACGCGCCGGTGAAGGAGATCATGGGACGCATTCTCTGGGCGCCCGAGGTCTTCAACTGCTCCGCGCCCGATGTCGGCAACATGGAGGTGCTCGCAAACTACGGCACCAAGGCGCAGCAGGAGCGCTGGCTGACGCCGCTGCTGGAGGGGCGCATCCGCTCCGGCTTCTCGATGACGGAGCCGCAGGTCGCCTCCAGCGACGCCACCAACATCCAGTGCGAGATCAAACGCGACGGCGACGATTACGTCATCACCGGCCGCAAATGGTTTACCTCGGGCGCGATGAACGAGGATTGCGAGATCCTGATCGTGATGGGCAAGACTGCGCCGGACCATCCCGACCGCCATCGCCAGCAATCCATGATCCTGGTGCCGAAGAATACGCCCGGCGTGCGCATCGTCCGCGACATGCTCACCTATGGCTATGACGATGCGCCGGTCGGCCATCCCGAGATCGTCTACGACAATGTCCGCGTGCCTGCCGAGAACATTTTGCTCGGCGAGGGCCGCGGCTTCGAGATCGCGCAAGGCCGGCTCGGCCCCGGCCGCATTCATCACTGCATGCGCCTGATCGGCTGCGCCCAGCGTGCGCTGGAATTGATGTGCCAGCGCGCGGTCTCGCGCGTCGCCTTCGGCAAACCGCTCGCAGAGCAGGGCTCGGTGCGCGAGGACATCGCGCACTCCTTCTGCGAGATCGCGCAGGCGCGCCTGCTCACCTTGCAGGCCGCCGACAAGATGGACCGCGAAGGCAATAAGGCCGCGCGCGATCTGATCGCCGCGGCCAAGATCGTGGTGCCCAGCATGGCCGCCCGCGTCATCGACCGCGCCATCCAGATCCATGGCGCGGCCGGCGTGTCGCAGGACACGTTCCTCGCCCGCGCCTATGTCTACGCCCGCTTCATCCGCATCGGCGACGGCCCGGACCAGGTGCATCTGGCCGCGGTCGGGAAGGAGCTGATCAGGCGGGGCGGAGTGGTGGGGTAG
- a CDS encoding methyl-accepting chemotaxis protein, with protein sequence MISDRSGNAARLAGRFTLAGKLYAIFALFALLTAAIAILSDYNSRRSADLTSAIETANAAALNVERVNSLVYAVVMESRGVYMSTEPAVVKKYGDGLLKFNAQILDVVKRWETIVKADDAEQFATFKKRIEQFVEFRKELVRRGVEINAAAGREWGDNDANRSVRSALNKDLEALSKVYAERARQIAQQTETNRTFSFILTCLGGVALALVVVGIVIIARSIARPLAAITATIKQVADGAENVVVPHSGRADEIGALARAIQVFQDAMGRNRNLASQVSQDAAAREERARHIERSVEQFREAIGAVMRGLSDNASVMRETAQTITRVTADASSRAGTAANATEQASHNVTAVAGAAEELSASVVEIGRQVRQSAGAVEQTGQRTEKSISEIESLAAATQRIDGVLSLIQAIAEQTNLLALNATIEAARAGDAGRGFAVVAHEVKALAGQTAKATAEISENVAMIQASTRNAVDAVREIGGAVREINEVTSAIAGAIGQQDQATREISSNAQSAAQGNETLVANITSLRDAIGETDTAAASVLTAASSLTETAQTLSREVETFFQNLRAGSADERIARAG encoded by the coding sequence ATGATATCCGACCGATCTGGGAATGCCGCCAGGCTGGCAGGCCGCTTCACGCTTGCCGGCAAGCTCTATGCGATCTTCGCGCTGTTTGCGCTGCTCACGGCGGCGATCGCCATACTGTCGGACTACAACAGCCGCCGCAGCGCCGACCTGACCAGCGCGATCGAGACCGCCAACGCGGCCGCGCTGAACGTCGAGCGCGTCAACTCGCTGGTCTATGCGGTGGTGATGGAATCGCGCGGCGTCTACATGTCGACGGAGCCGGCCGTGGTGAAGAAATACGGCGACGGCCTGCTCAAGTTCAACGCCCAGATCCTCGACGTCGTGAAGCGCTGGGAGACCATCGTCAAGGCCGACGACGCCGAGCAGTTCGCCACATTCAAGAAGCGCATCGAGCAGTTCGTCGAGTTCCGCAAGGAGCTGGTGCGCCGCGGCGTCGAGATCAATGCGGCCGCGGGCCGCGAATGGGGCGACAACGACGCCAATCGCAGCGTGCGCTCGGCGCTGAACAAGGACCTCGAGGCGCTATCCAAGGTCTATGCCGAGCGCGCCAGGCAGATCGCGCAGCAGACCGAGACCAACCGCACATTTTCGTTCATCCTCACCTGCCTCGGCGGCGTGGCGCTGGCCCTCGTCGTCGTCGGCATCGTCATCATTGCCCGCTCGATCGCCCGGCCGCTCGCCGCGATCACCGCCACCATCAAGCAGGTCGCCGACGGCGCCGAAAATGTCGTGGTGCCGCACTCCGGCCGCGCCGACGAGATCGGCGCGCTCGCCCGCGCCATCCAGGTGTTCCAGGACGCCATGGGCCGCAACCGCAACCTCGCCTCGCAAGTGTCGCAAGACGCCGCCGCGCGCGAGGAGCGCGCCCGTCACATCGAGCGGTCCGTCGAGCAATTTCGCGAGGCGATCGGCGCGGTCATGCGCGGCCTCAGCGACAACGCCTCCGTCATGCGCGAGACCGCGCAGACCATCACGCGGGTCACTGCGGATGCGAGCAGCCGCGCCGGCACCGCGGCGAACGCGACCGAGCAGGCCTCGCACAACGTCACCGCGGTCGCGGGCGCGGCCGAGGAGCTGTCGGCCTCGGTGGTGGAGATCGGCCGCCAGGTGCGGCAGAGCGCCGGCGCGGTCGAGCAGACCGGCCAGCGCACCGAGAAGTCGATCTCCGAGATCGAGAGCCTCGCTGCGGCCACGCAACGCATCGACGGCGTGCTCAGCCTGATCCAGGCGATCGCCGAGCAGACCAACCTGCTCGCGCTGAACGCCACCATCGAGGCGGCGCGCGCTGGCGATGCCGGTCGCGGCTTCGCCGTGGTCGCCCACGAGGTGAAGGCGCTCGCGGGCCAGACCGCCAAGGCCACCGCCGAAATCAGCGAGAACGTCGCGATGATCCAGGCCTCGACCCGCAACGCGGTCGACGCCGTGCGCGAGATCGGCGGGGCGGTGCGCGAGATCAACGAGGTCACGTCAGCGATTGCCGGCGCGATCGGCCAGCAGGACCAGGCCACGCGCGAGATCTCCTCCAACGCGCAAAGCGCAGCCCAAGGCAACGAGACGCTGGTGGCGAACATCACCTCGCTGCGCGATGCCATCGGCGAGACCGATACGGCGGCGGCTTCGGTGCTGACCGCAGCGAGCAGCCTGACCGAGACGGCGCAGACGCTGTCGCGGGAGGTGGAGACGTTCTTCCAGAATCTGCGCGCGGGGTCGGCGGACGAGCGGATCGCCAGGGCCGGATAG
- a CDS encoding ethanolamine ammonia-lyase subunit EutB: MVYRHSIDATTYRFPDLRDLLAKATPPRSGDRLAGIAAASSEQMIAARMALADVPLGQFLQEAVIPYEIDEVTRLVIDSHDAKAFAPVASLTVGAFRDWLLSDAATPEVLRKLAGGITPEMAAAVSKLMRNQDLILAARKCAVTTAFRNTIGLKGRMSTRLQPNHPFDDAKGITASILDGILLGSGDACIGINPASDDPAVIAQLLRLLDEIIARLQIPTQGCVLSHVTTTLSLIGQGVPVDLVFQSVAGTEAANRSFGIDLALLKEAQQAGLSQGRGTVGRNVMYFETGQGSALSAGAHYGVDQQTCEARAYAVARVFAPLLVNSVVGFIGPEYLYDGKEIIRAGLEDHFCGKLLGLPLGVDICYTNHAEADQDDMDNLLTLLAAAGVTFIMGVPGADDVMLNYQSTSFHDALYVRDVFGLRRAPEFDDWLARSGISGADFRLAGDPALLPDFAARLIA; the protein is encoded by the coding sequence TTGGTCTACCGCCACAGCATCGACGCCACGACCTACCGCTTCCCTGACCTGCGCGACCTGCTCGCCAAGGCGACACCCCCGCGCTCCGGCGACCGGCTGGCCGGAATCGCCGCTGCCAGCTCCGAGCAGATGATCGCAGCACGGATGGCGCTCGCCGACGTGCCGCTCGGCCAGTTCCTGCAGGAAGCCGTCATTCCCTACGAGATCGACGAGGTCACCCGCCTCGTCATCGACAGCCATGACGCCAAGGCTTTCGCGCCGGTGGCATCGCTCACGGTCGGCGCCTTCCGCGACTGGCTGCTGTCGGACGCCGCGACGCCCGAGGTCCTGCGCAAGCTGGCCGGCGGCATCACGCCGGAGATGGCGGCCGCGGTGTCGAAGCTGATGCGCAACCAGGATCTGATCCTGGCGGCACGGAAATGCGCGGTCACCACCGCCTTTCGCAACACCATCGGCCTGAAGGGGCGGATGAGCACACGCCTCCAGCCGAACCACCCCTTCGACGACGCCAAGGGCATCACGGCCTCGATCCTCGACGGCATCCTGCTGGGGTCGGGCGATGCCTGCATCGGCATCAATCCCGCCAGCGACGATCCCGCCGTCATTGCGCAATTGCTGCGGCTGCTCGACGAGATCATCGCGCGCCTGCAGATCCCGACGCAAGGCTGCGTCCTGAGCCATGTCACGACGACGCTGTCGCTGATCGGGCAGGGTGTGCCGGTCGACCTCGTCTTCCAGTCGGTCGCGGGCACCGAGGCCGCCAACCGCAGCTTCGGAATCGACCTCGCGCTGCTGAAGGAGGCGCAACAGGCCGGGCTGTCGCAGGGGCGCGGCACGGTCGGGCGCAACGTGATGTATTTCGAGACCGGCCAGGGCTCGGCGCTGTCGGCGGGCGCCCATTACGGCGTCGACCAACAGACCTGCGAGGCGCGCGCCTATGCCGTCGCCCGCGTCTTCGCCCCGCTGCTGGTCAACAGCGTGGTCGGCTTCATCGGCCCCGAATATCTCTATGACGGCAAGGAAATCATCCGCGCCGGCCTGGAGGATCATTTCTGCGGCAAGCTGCTCGGCCTGCCGCTCGGGGTCGACATCTGCTACACCAACCATGCCGAGGCAGACCAGGACGACATGGACAATCTCCTGACGCTGCTCGCCGCCGCCGGCGTCACCTTCATCATGGGCGTTCCCGGTGCCGACGACGTCATGCTGAACTACCAGTCGACGTCTTTTCACGACGCGCTCTATGTCCGCGACGTCTTCGGTTTGCGCCGCGCGCCGGAATTCGACGACTGGCTGGCGCGCTCGGGCATTTCGGGCGCCGATTTCCGTCTGGCCGGCGATCCAGCCCTGCTGCCGGATTTTGCCGCGCGGCTGATCGCCTGA